A genome region from Camelina sativa cultivar DH55 chromosome 10, Cs, whole genome shotgun sequence includes the following:
- the LOC104718748 gene encoding DNA-directed RNA polymerases II, IV and V subunit 9B: protein MSTMKFCRECNNILYPKEDKEQSILLYACRNCDHQEAADNNCVYRNEVHHSVSEQTQILSDVASDPTLPRTKAVRCAKCQHGEAVFFQATARGEEGMTLFFVCCNPNCSHRWRE, encoded by the exons ATGAGTACTATGAAATTTTGTCGCGAATG TAATAACATTCTCTATCCCAAGGAAGACAAGGAGCAGTCGATTCTACTCTACGCTTGCCGTAATTGTGATCACCAG GAAGCAGCGGATAACAACTGTGTTTACAGAAACGAGGTTCATCACTCTGTAAGTGAACAAACTCAGATCCTATCCGACGTTGCTTCCGACCCTACTCTTCCACGTACCAAGGCAGTGCGTTGTGCCAAGTGTCAACACGGGGAAGCTGTCTTCTTCCAG GCCACGGCTAGAGGCGAGGAAGGAATGACGCTGTTTTTCGTTTGCTGCAACCCGAACTGTAGTCACCGCTGGAGAGAATAG
- the LOC104718746 gene encoding peroxidase 40-like has protein sequence MKKVFNLFLMLFAAMPILSLSESNPTNFSETCEDGSGETGSSFGIGFGLVLDFGLYRNSCPEAESIVYSWVQTAVLQDPRMAASLLRLHFHDCFVNGCDASVLLDDTEGLVGEKTAPPNLNSLRGFEVIDSIKSDLESVCPETVSCADILAMAARDSVVVSGGPSWEVEVGRKDSRTASKQAATTGLPSPNSTVPTLISIFQKLGLSQTDMVALSGGHTLGKARCTSFTARLLPLQTGEPANHGDNLDFLESLQQLCSTVDPSVAITQLDLVTPSTFDNQYYVNLLSGEGLLPSDQALAVQDPGTRAIVGTYAADQSVFFEDFKNAMVKMGGITGGANSEIRRNCRVIN, from the exons ATGAAGAAGGTCTTTAACTTGTTCCTTATGCTTTTCGCTGCAATGCCAATTCTCTCACTCTCCGAGTCTAATCCAACCAACTTCAGCGAGACTTGCGAAGACGGAAGTGGAGAAACCGGTTCTAGCTTCGGTAtagggtttggtttggttcttgaTTTCGGTCTGTACCGGAATAGCTGCCCTGAAGCAGAGTCTATCGTCTACTCGTGGGTCCAAACAGCGGTGTTACAGGATCCAAGAATGGCAGCTTCTCTTCTCCGTCTTCATTTTCACGACTGTTTTGTTAAT GGATGTGATGCTTCGGTGTTGTTGGATGACACAGAAGGACTGGTCGGTGAAAAGACGGCGCCTCCTAATCTTAATTCTCTCCGAGGGTTCGAAGTTATCGATTCTATAAAGTCTGATCTTGAATCTGTATGTCCAGAGACCGTCTCATGCGCAGATATTCTTGCTATGGCTGCTAGAGATTCAGTCGTTGTG TCGGGTGGACCAAGCTGGGAGGTGGAAGTAGGCAGAAAAGACAGTAGAACAGCGAGCAAACAGGCAGCAACAACTGGCTTGCCCTCACCAAACTCAACCGTACCAACTCTCATCTCCATCTTCCAAAAGCTCGGCCTTTCACAAACCGACATGGTTGCTCTATCCG GTGGACATACATTGGGAAAGGCACGTTGCACTTCGTTTACAGCTCGATTGCTGCCGCTACAAACTGGAGAACCGGCTAACCATGGAGATAACCTTGACTTCCTCGAGTCACTACAGCAGCTGTGCTCAACCGTTGACCCCTCTGTAGCTATCACTCAGCTTGACTTGGTGACGCCATCAACATTTGACAACCAGTACTATGTTAACCTCCTCTCAGGTGAGGGATTGCTTCCATCTGACCAAGCTTTGGCGGTTCAGGACCCAGGAACGAGGGCAATTGTTGGAACTTACGCAGCGGATCAGTCTGTTTTCTTTGAGGATTTTAAGAATGCTATGGTTAAAATGGGAGGGATAACTGGTGGTGCTAATAGCGAGATTAGGAGGAATTGCAGAgttattaactaa